One Skermanella pratensis genomic window, ACAACCGCACCGATGCGAAATGAAAACTCACCTGAGAACTGAACTTGCGATCACGGCGACAAGAGGCCGTCGGATTCGCACGACACGATTATTTTGCGTTCCACCCTGAGTCGTGCCTTCCGAAAGGCATGCTCGACTTCGGGAAGCGGAACTTGGGGAGGCAAATGTCAAGAATAGCTGATGCCTATTTCGGCCTCATAAAAATCCTGATCGCGATCTGCCTCGTCGTCATGGTCGTCCTGGTATTCGGCAACGTGGTCCTGCGATACGGGTTCAACAGCGGCATCACGGAGTCGGAGGAACTGTCCCGGCTGCTGTTCGTCTGGCTGACCTTCCTCGGCGCGATCCTGGCGCTCCGCGACCACGGGCATCTGGGCATGGACATGCTGGTCAACCGGCTGCCGAAGGCCGGCAAGCTGGCGTGCTTCGTCGCCAGCCACCTGATCATGCTCTACGTCACCTGGCTGCTGCTCGCGGGAAGCTGGGAACAGACGATCATCAACATCGACGTCGCGGCCCCCTCCACCGGCCTGTCCATGGGCCTGTTCTACGGCGTCGGCATCCTGTTCGGCGTGTCGGCGCTGGCGATCCTGCTCGTCAATCTCGCTCGCGCCCTGACCGGCCGCACGAGCGAGCGGGACCTCGTCACCGTCACCGAGTCCGAGGGGGAAGTCGAACTGGCGGGCCTCCGGAACGACCGCAGGAGCCCCCTCCCATGACCATCGCCATCTTCCTGGGCTCGCTGCTGGGCGCCATGGCCATCGGCACCCCGATCGCCTTCGCGCTGCTGCTGTGCGGCGTGATGCTGATGTTCCACCTCGACCTGTACGACGCCCAGATCGTGGCGCAGAACGTGATCAACGGCGCCGACAGCTTTCCGCTGATGGCCGTCCCGTTCTTCATGCTGGCCGGCGAGATCATGAACGCCGGCGGCCTGTCGCGCCGCATCGTGACCATCGCCATGGCGCTGCTCGGCCATGTCAGGGGCGGTCTCGGCTATGTCGCGATCCTGGCGTCCTGCATCATGGCCAGCCTGTCCGGCTCCGCGGTCGCCGACGCCGCGGCCCTGGGCGCGCTGCTGGTGCCGATGATGGTGCGGGCCGGCCACGACAGGGCGCGTTCGGCCGGCTTGATCGCCTCCGGCGGCATCATCGCCCCGATCATCCCACCCAGCATCGGCTTCATCATCTTCGGCGTCGCCGCCAACGTCTCCATCACCAAGCTGTTCCTGGCCGGCATCGTGCCGGGCCTGCTCCTGGGCCTCGGCCTGGTGTTCACCTGGTGGCTGGTCGCGCGCAACGAGAACGTCGAGCCGCCGCCGCGCGCCTCCCGCCGGGAGCTCGCCCATGCCATCCTCGACGGCTTCTGGGCCCTGCTGCTGCCGGTGATCATCATCGTCGGCCTGAAGATGGGCGTCTTCACGCCGACCGAGGCGGCGGTCGTGGCGGCGGTCTACTCGCTGTTCGTGGCGACTGTGATCTACCGCGAACTGAAGCCGTCGCACCTGTTCGAACTGTTCGTGAACTCGGCCAAGACCACCTCGGTGGTGATGTTCCTGGTCGCTGCGGCCATGGTGTCGGCCTGGATGATCACGGTCGCCGACCTGCCGGGCCAGGTGACCGAGTTGCTGGCGCCCTTCATGGACAACCAGACGCTCCTGATGATCGCGATCATGCTGCTGGTGGTGATCGTCGGCACGGCCATGGACATGACGCCGACGATCCTGATCCTGACGCCGGTGCTGATGCCGGTGATCAAGGAAGCCGGCATCGATCCGATCTATTTCGGCGTGCTGTTCATCATCAACAACGCGATCGGCCTGATCACGCCACCGGTCGGCGTCGTGCTGAACGTCGTGGCCGGCGTGTCCAAGATCAGCATGGACGAACTGATCAGGGGGGTGTGGCCCTTCATGATCACCCACCTGATCGTGCTGGCCCTGCTCATCCTGTTCCCCATCCTCGTCACGGGGCCGGCAAGCTGGTTCTACGGCTGACCCCCTGACCGCCCCGCTTCCATCCAATTCAAGACAAGAGGAAACGTCCGATGAAACATTCCCTGAAGACCGTGCTGGCCGGCATCGCCCTGGCCGGCGCCCTGTTCACGGCCGGCGCCGCCGCGGCGCAGGACATCCAGTCGCGCAACTTCAAGGTCGCCTTCGTCCAGAACAACGACCACCCGCACGGGATCGGCGTGAAGAAGTTCGGCGAGCTGCTGGAGGAGAAGAGCGGCGGCAAGATGAAGGCGAGGGGCTTCGGCGGCGGCCAGCTCGGCGGCGACGCGCAGGTGATCTCCTCCCTCCAGGGCGGCGTGCTGGACATGACGCTGGTCAGCCCCGGCCTGCTCACCGGCCTGGTCAAGGAATTCTCGGTCTTCGACCTGCCGTTCTTCTTCAACGACTACCGCGAGGTCGACGCCGTGATGGACGGCCCGGTCGGCACCCGCCTGCTGGGATGCTGCCGGAGAAGGGACTGATCGGCCTCGGCTACTGGGACCACGGCTTCCGCAATCTCAGCACCGCGAAGCGCCCGATCAACAAGATGGAGGATATCGAGGGGCTGAAGGTCCGCGTGATCCAGATCCCGATCTTCATCGACACCTTCGCGGCGCTGGGCGCCAACCCGGTTCCCCTGCCCTTCCCGGAGCTCTACACCGCGCTGGAGACCGGGACCGTGGACGGCCAGGAGAACCCGTTCGCCTCGATCGAGACCAGCAAGTTCTACGAGGTGCAGAAGCACGCGGCGACCACCAGCCACGTCTATAACCCGCTGGTCGCCATCTTCAGCAAGCGCGTCTGGGACAAGCTGTCGGAGGACGAGCGCCGCATCGTCCAGGAGGCGGCCACGGAAGCCGGCCTCTTCGAACGCCAGGTCTCGCGCGAGGCCAACCAGAAGTCGATGCAGACCCTGCGTGACCAGGGCATGCAGATCACCGAACTGCCGGCGTCCGAGATCGACCGCATGCGCCAGAAAGTCAAGCCGGTGACGGACAAGTACGTCCAGAGCATCGGCCCGGAGCTTGTCCAGGAGATGCAGGCCGAGGTCCAGAAGGTGCGCGACGGCAAGTAACGGCCGACGTTCGGAGACTAGGATGAAAAGGCGGCTTTACCAGGGAACCGACTTCCGGCGCGCGCAGAATATCGACGAGCTGCGCGCCGTCGCCCGCAGGCGCGTTCCCAACTTCTGCTTCGAGTATGTCGAGGGCGGATCGGACGACGAGGTAACCCTGCGGCGCAACCGCTCGGTCTTCGAGGAGATCGCCTTCGTGCCGCGGACCCTGGTGGACGTCTCGGCCCGGGGCCAGGCGGTCGACCTGTTCGGCAAGCCGTCGGCGGCGCCCTTCATGATCGGTCCGACGGGCTTCAGCGGCCTGCTCGCCAAGGAAGGCGACCTGGCGCTCGCCCGCGCCGCCGCCGCGGCCGGCATCCCCTTCATCCTCAGCAACGCCTCGACCATGCGGCTGGAGGAGGTGACGGAACGGGCCGGCGGGCGCGTGTGGATGCAGCTCTACCTGTACCGGACGCGCGCCTTCGCGGCCAAGCTGGTGGAGCGGGCCAAGGCGGCCGGCCTGGAAGCGCTGGTGGTCACCACGGACAGCGCGATCTTCGGCAACCGCGAATGGGACCGGCGCAACTATGCCCGGCCCCTGAAGCTGAACCTGCGCAACACCCTCGACGTGGCGCTCCATCCGCGCTGGATCCTCGACGTGCTGGTGCCGAACGGCGTGCCGCGCTTCGCCAACCTGGGCGACCTGCTGCCGCCCGGACAGGACAGCGTGCGCGGGGCGGCCACCGCCATCGCCAAGGAGCTGGACCCGTCGCTCAACTGGACGGACATACGGTGGCTGCGCGACCTGTGGCCGGGCAAGCTGATCGTCAAGGGCGTCATGACGGTCGAGGACGCCGCCCTGGCGGCGGAGTGCGGGGCCGACGGCATCGTGCTGTCCAACCATGGCGGCCGGCAGCTGGACGGGGCCGTCTCGACCATGGAGGTCCTGCCGGAGGTGGCGTCCGAGGTGGGCGGCCGGCTGGCGGTGATGCTGGACGGCGGCTTCCGCCGGGGTTCCGACATCGTCAAGGCGCGGGCGCTGGGAGCTGACGCCGTGCTGCTCGGCCGCGCCACGACATACGGCCTCGCTGCCGGCGGCGAGGCGGGGGTCGCCCACGCGATCGACATCCTGAAGACCGAGGTGGACCGGGTGGTCGGCCTGCTCGGCTGCGCCGACCTGTCGCAACTCGACACCAGCTTCCTGCGCTGGCCGGGCCGTCCGATACCGCCGGCCCGGAACGTCGAGCCCAGGCGCGGCATCCCGACCCCGGTCGCGGGGCAGGCAACGAATTCCAATCAGAAGAGGGAGGCCCAGATATGAGCAAGACAACACGGGTCGGCTTCATCGGTCTCGGGCTGATGGGCACGGGGATCGCGCGGAACATCCTGCGCAAGGGTTTCCCCGTCACCGTCCTGGCCCACCGCAACCGCCAGCCCCTGGAAGAGCTGCTGGCCGAAGGCGCCGCCGAGGCGGCGAGTGCCGCCGAACTGGCGCGCAATTCGGACGTGGTGATCGTCTGCGTCACCGGGACGCCCCAGGTCCGCGACGTCCTGTTCCGGGAAGGCGGCCTGCTGGAAGGCGTGCACGCCGGCCTGACCGTGATCGACAGCAGCACGGGCGATCCCGAGTTCGCCGCCGAGGCCGAGGCGGCCGTCACGGCGCGCGGCGGCCGATTCATGGATGCTCCCGTCAACCGGACGCCCAAGGAGGCGGCGGAAGGCCGGCTCAACGTGCTGGCCGGCGGCGATGCCGCGACGCTGGAGGACGTGCGCCCGGTGCTCGAAACCTATTCCGAGACCATCCACCATGTCGGGCCGCTGGGATCGGGATATCGCGCGAAGCTGATCCACAACTTCATCGCCCAGGGCACCGCCGTCCTGCTCGCCGAGGCGTTCTGCACCGCCGCCAAGGTCGGGCTGGACCTGGAGGCGTTCGCAGATCTCTGCCGGCTCAGCGGCGCGCACAGCCGCACCTTCGACCGGATCGTTCCCTTCGTCCTGGAAGGCGACGATTCCGGACAGAAGTTCACCCTGCGGAACGCCGTGAAGGACATGCGGTCCTATACCCGCCTGGCCGAGTCCGCGCCCGCCACGGCCTTTGCGGCGCAGGCCGTCCACCAGACCTACGTTCTTGCCACCAACCTGGGGCATGGCGACAAATATGTGCCTCATCTGTTCGATGTACTTGGGCAGATGAACGGAGTGACCGTCCGGGCCCGTTGAGGGCCGGACCCATCGACAAGGACCCGCAATCATGACAGCACAAGGACAGCCGCGCTTCCGAGGCGTTTTTCCGGTGGCGCCGACGGTGTTCACGGACTCGGGCGACCTGGACCTGGACGGCCAGCGCCGGTGCATCGACTTCATGATCGACGCCGGCTCCCACGGCATCTGCATCCTGGCCAACTTCTCCGAGCAGTTCGTGCTGACCGATGCGGAGCGGGAGCGTGTCCAGGACGCCGTCCTAGAGCATGTCGCCGGCCGCGTGCCGATCATCGTGACGACGACCCATTTCGGCACGTCCATCTGCGCCGAGCGCAGCCGGCGCGCCCAGGAGGCGGGAGCGGCCATGGTCATGATCATGCCGCCCTACCATGGCGCCACGTTTCGGGTGCCGGAGGAATCGATCTTCCAATTCTACCAGCGCGTGTCCGAAGCGATCGACATCCCGATCATGGTCCAGGACGCGCCGGTGGCCGGAACACCGCTTTCCGCGGCATTTCTCGCCCGGATGGCTCGCGAAATCGAAAACGTTTCCTATTTCAAGGTCGAGGTCCCGCAGGCCGCCGCCAAGCTCCGCACCCTGATCGAGCTGGGCGGCGACGCGATCGAGGGGCCTTGGGACGGCGAGGAGGCGATCACGCTGCTCGCCGATCTCGATGCGGGTGCGACCGGCGCCATGACGGGCGGGGGCTATCCGGACGGCATCCGGCAGATCATGGATCCGTACGAAGCCGGACGCCGCGAGGAAGCGGTCGAAGCCTATGGCCGCTGGCTGCCGCTGATCAACTACGAGAACCGCCAGGCCGGCCTGATCGCGGCCAAGGTTCTCATGAAGGAAGGCGGCGTCATCAAGTCCGAAGCGGTCCGCCACCCGCTTCAGCCGTTGCACCCGAAAACCCGCGCCGGGCTGATCGAAACCGCCCGGCGTCTCGATCCGCTCGTCCTCCGCTGGGCACGCTGAGGACGGACGGGGTCCCGAGAAACGGTTCCAGAGGAGTTAGTCGAACATGAAGATCACCGGTGACATGCTGATCGGCGCCAAGTCCGTGCGCGGTCGCGAAACCACGTTCTATGCGGTGAACCCCAGCAGCGGGGAGAAGATGGAGCCGGCCTTCGGCGGCGGCGGCGAAGCCGAGGTCCGCCAGGCCTGCGAGTTGGCCTGGGCCGCCTTCGACACCTATCGGGAAACCGGCCTGGAAGCCCGCGCGACCTTCCTGGAGACCGTGGCCCAGAAGATCATGGACCTGGGTGACGAACTGGTCGAGCGGGCCTCCGCCGAAAGCGGCCTGCCGCGCGGCCGGATCGAAGGCGAACGCGGCCGCACCGTCGGCCAGCTCCGCCTGTTCGCCGGGGTCGTCCGCGAGGGCGGCTGGATCGAGGCCCGGATCGACCCCGCCCTGCCCGAGCGCAAGCCCCTGCCGCGCCCCGACCAGCGCCAGCGCCACATCCCGCTCGGCCCGGTCGCCGTCTTCGGGGCCAGCAACTTCCCGCTCGCCTTCTCGGTCGCGGGCGGAGACACCGCCTCGGCGCTGGCCGCGGGCTGCCCGGTGATCGTCAAGGCCCACTCGGCCCATCCCGGCACGTCGGAACTGGTCGGCCGGGCCGTCCAGGCGGCGGTCGCGGAGTGCGGGCTGCCGGAAGGCGTCTTCTCCATGGTGTTCGGCGCCGGCAACTCGGTCGGCACCGCCTTGGTCTCGGATTGGCGGATCAAGGCCGTGGGCTTCACCGGATCGCGCCGGGGCGGCATGGCCCTGGTGAGCGTCGCGGCGGCGCGCCGCGAGCCGATCCCGGTCTATGCCGAGATGAGCAGCATCAACCCGGTGTTCCTGATGCCGGCGGCGCTGTCATCGCGTGCCGAGGCGCTGGGCAAGGGCTATGTCGCCTCGCTCAACCTGGGCGCCGGCCAGTTCTGCACCAACCCCGGCATCGTGCTGGCGCTGGATGGCCCGGACCTCGACCGTTTCCTGGAAACGGCCAAGGCGGAAGTGGGCAACAGCGCAGCCTCGACCATGCTGACGCCCGGCATCTTCGCCGCCTATGACGAGGGCGTGCGGAAGCTTTCGGGCAATTCGAAGGTTCGCCCGCTGGCCCGCGGCCAGGCCTGCGCCGGCCCGAACCAGTGCCAGACCGCCGTGTTCGAGACCGACGCCGCCAGCTTCCTGTCCGAGACGGACCTTCAGGAAGAGGTGTTCGGCGCCTCCTCCCTGGTGATCCGCTGCCCGGACATGGAGGCGGTGCGCACCGTCGCGGAGCATCTGGAAGGCCAGCTGACCGCCACGGTCCAGGCCGACGAGGGCGATCTCGACGCCGCCCGGACGCTGCTGCCGGTCCTGGAGCGCAAGGCGGGCCGCGTGCTGTTCAACGGCTGGCCGACCGGCGTGGACGTCAGCCACGCCATGGTCCATGGCGGCCCCTTCCCGTCCACTGCGGACGGCCGCAGCACCTCGGTCGGGACGCTGGCGATCCGGCGCTTCCTGCGCCCGGTCTGCTACCAGGACGTTCCGGCCGGCCTGCTGCCGGAAGCTTTGAAGGACGGCAACCCGCTGAACCTGTGGCGCCGCGTCGACGGCGAGATGGCCCGCGACTGAGGCTGCTATTCGGCCTGGCGCATGACGCAGGGGGAGGTGCCGGTCGGCACCTCCCCTTCTCTTTTCATCCGGCCTTCGGGACCGCGTCGTAGAAGCTGTAGTCGAACAGTTCGTCCAGGTTGACCGGCTTCACCTGGGTGCCCAGGGTCTGCTGGAAGTCCTGGAGCACGGCCGTGGCTTCACGGATGACATGGGGGTCGGCGACCAGGTTGGTGCTGGGGGACCGCAGCGCCTTGTCGATGATCCGCGGTTCCACCAGCCCCTTGCCGACGAAGGCGGTGACGTGGTCGGCCGCCCGGTCCTGCCGGGTTCGGGCGAAGTCGGTCGCGCGGACGTGAAGTTCGACCAGCGTCGCGACGGCGTCCCGGTGGGCGGAGATGACGGTCTCGCGCACCGCCAGCACGGCGCCCGGCTGGCGCGGCAGCATGGCGCTCGCCTGGGCGACGATGCGGGCCGTCGGGTCGCGTTCCTGCACGATCGTCAGGATCGGCTCCAGTATCGAGGCGCCCTCGACCGCACCGGCGAGCAGGGCCTGCTGCACCTGGTC contains:
- a CDS encoding DctP family TRAP transporter solute-binding subunit: MLPEKGLIGLGYWDHGFRNLSTAKRPINKMEDIEGLKVRVIQIPIFIDTFAALGANPVPLPFPELYTALETGTVDGQENPFASIETSKFYEVQKHAATTSHVYNPLVAIFSKRVWDKLSEDERRIVQEAATEAGLFERQVSREANQKSMQTLRDQGMQITELPASEIDRMRQKVKPVTDKYVQSIGPELVQEMQAEVQKVRDGK
- the dctP gene encoding TRAP transporter substrate-binding protein DctP, with amino-acid sequence MKHSLKTVLAGIALAGALFTAGAAAAQDIQSRNFKVAFVQNNDHPHGIGVKKFGELLEEKSGGKMKARGFGGGQLGGDAQVISSLQGGVLDMTLVSPGLLTGLVKEFSVFDLPFFFNDYREVDAVMDGPVGTRLLGCCRRRD
- a CDS encoding dihydrodipicolinate synthase family protein produces the protein MTAQGQPRFRGVFPVAPTVFTDSGDLDLDGQRRCIDFMIDAGSHGICILANFSEQFVLTDAERERVQDAVLEHVAGRVPIIVTTTHFGTSICAERSRRAQEAGAAMVMIMPPYHGATFRVPEESIFQFYQRVSEAIDIPIMVQDAPVAGTPLSAAFLARMAREIENVSYFKVEVPQAAAKLRTLIELGGDAIEGPWDGEEAITLLADLDAGATGAMTGGGYPDGIRQIMDPYEAGRREEAVEAYGRWLPLINYENRQAGLIAAKVLMKEGGVIKSEAVRHPLQPLHPKTRAGLIETARRLDPLVLRWAR
- a CDS encoding TRAP transporter small permease is translated as MSRIADAYFGLIKILIAICLVVMVVLVFGNVVLRYGFNSGITESEELSRLLFVWLTFLGAILALRDHGHLGMDMLVNRLPKAGKLACFVASHLIMLYVTWLLLAGSWEQTIINIDVAAPSTGLSMGLFYGVGILFGVSALAILLVNLARALTGRTSERDLVTVTESEGEVELAGLRNDRRSPLP
- a CDS encoding aldehyde dehydrogenase (NADP(+)) — encoded protein: MKITGDMLIGAKSVRGRETTFYAVNPSSGEKMEPAFGGGGEAEVRQACELAWAAFDTYRETGLEARATFLETVAQKIMDLGDELVERASAESGLPRGRIEGERGRTVGQLRLFAGVVREGGWIEARIDPALPERKPLPRPDQRQRHIPLGPVAVFGASNFPLAFSVAGGDTASALAAGCPVIVKAHSAHPGTSELVGRAVQAAVAECGLPEGVFSMVFGAGNSVGTALVSDWRIKAVGFTGSRRGGMALVSVAAARREPIPVYAEMSSINPVFLMPAALSSRAEALGKGYVASLNLGAGQFCTNPGIVLALDGPDLDRFLETAKAEVGNSAASTMLTPGIFAAYDEGVRKLSGNSKVRPLARGQACAGPNQCQTAVFETDAASFLSETDLQEEVFGASSLVIRCPDMEAVRTVAEHLEGQLTATVQADEGDLDAARTLLPVLERKAGRVLFNGWPTGVDVSHAMVHGGPFPSTADGRSTSVGTLAIRRFLRPVCYQDVPAGLLPEALKDGNPLNLWRRVDGEMARD
- a CDS encoding TRAP transporter large permease subunit, which translates into the protein MTIAIFLGSLLGAMAIGTPIAFALLLCGVMLMFHLDLYDAQIVAQNVINGADSFPLMAVPFFMLAGEIMNAGGLSRRIVTIAMALLGHVRGGLGYVAILASCIMASLSGSAVADAAALGALLVPMMVRAGHDRARSAGLIASGGIIAPIIPPSIGFIIFGVAANVSITKLFLAGIVPGLLLGLGLVFTWWLVARNENVEPPPRASRRELAHAILDGFWALLLPVIIIVGLKMGVFTPTEAAVVAAVYSLFVATVIYRELKPSHLFELFVNSAKTTSVVMFLVAAAMVSAWMITVADLPGQVTELLAPFMDNQTLLMIAIMLLVVIVGTAMDMTPTILILTPVLMPVIKEAGIDPIYFGVLFIINNAIGLITPPVGVVLNVVAGVSKISMDELIRGVWPFMITHLIVLALLILFPILVTGPASWFYG
- a CDS encoding alpha-hydroxy acid oxidase, with product MKRRLYQGTDFRRAQNIDELRAVARRRVPNFCFEYVEGGSDDEVTLRRNRSVFEEIAFVPRTLVDVSARGQAVDLFGKPSAAPFMIGPTGFSGLLAKEGDLALARAAAAAGIPFILSNASTMRLEEVTERAGGRVWMQLYLYRTRAFAAKLVERAKAAGLEALVVTTDSAIFGNREWDRRNYARPLKLNLRNTLDVALHPRWILDVLVPNGVPRFANLGDLLPPGQDSVRGAATAIAKELDPSLNWTDIRWLRDLWPGKLIVKGVMTVEDAALAAECGADGIVLSNHGGRQLDGAVSTMEVLPEVASEVGGRLAVMLDGGFRRGSDIVKARALGADAVLLGRATTYGLAAGGEAGVAHAIDILKTEVDRVVGLLGCADLSQLDTSFLRWPGRPIPPARNVEPRRGIPTPVAGQATNSNQKREAQI
- a CDS encoding NAD(P)-dependent oxidoreductase, with translation MSKTTRVGFIGLGLMGTGIARNILRKGFPVTVLAHRNRQPLEELLAEGAAEAASAAELARNSDVVIVCVTGTPQVRDVLFREGGLLEGVHAGLTVIDSSTGDPEFAAEAEAAVTARGGRFMDAPVNRTPKEAAEGRLNVLAGGDAATLEDVRPVLETYSETIHHVGPLGSGYRAKLIHNFIAQGTAVLLAEAFCTAAKVGLDLEAFADLCRLSGAHSRTFDRIVPFVLEGDDSGQKFTLRNAVKDMRSYTRLAESAPATAFAAQAVHQTYVLATNLGHGDKYVPHLFDVLGQMNGVTVRAR